One genomic region from Macrobrachium rosenbergii isolate ZJJX-2024 chromosome 1, ASM4041242v1, whole genome shotgun sequence encodes:
- the LOC136841115 gene encoding uncharacterized protein: protein MEPTVCDTVLSERGKEKLSVNGYLYTLHSKRTKKTTGEDTYYWRCEKRGCKGTANTHFEDNCHYLKNEREHTCGAAESSRVHVVKCQNTIKEKASITSDKPCQIIQDVVSQLDPSVVPYIGSKETISNMIRRVRKEGPQEPSDLQDMFIPDEYRKTLSGETFLVSESNIGDDKILLFTTHSNVKKLKDANFWIMDGTFKTVPTLFKQLYTIHAPVGPQERSRILPLVYVLMTRKNTECYVLVFQDLLDYAAESDINLSPEMIITDFEIGVISAIGSEIPGTQHKGCFFHLGQSIYRKVISSGLEIEYGTNENLSLKIRQMTALAFLPANEIKDPWLQLKQTIPDEATDVVNYFDENYVRGKVRRMLRGQEVRNPPLFPPALWSVYDRVEASVPRTQNKV from the coding sequence ATGGAGCCAACTGTATGTGACACGGTACTTtccgaaagaggaaaagaaaaactttcagttAATGGATATTTGTATACGCTACATTCGAAAAGGACTAAGAAGACAACTGGAGAAGATACATATTACTGGAGATGTGaaaaaagaggatgtaaaggcaCAGCAAACACGCACTTTGAAGATAACTGccattatttgaaaaatgaaagagaacacaCTTGTGGAGCTGCTGAGTCAAGTCGTGTTCATGTAGTGAAATGCCAAAATACAATTAAGGAAAAAGCTAGTATCACCAGTGATAAACCATGCCAAATTATTCAAGATGTAGTTAGTCAACTAGATCCATCTGTTGTGCCATATATAGGGTCAAAAGAGACTATCAGCAACATGATTAGAAGAGTACGCAAGGAAGGACCCCAAGAACCAAGTGATTTACAAGATATGTTTATTCCAGACGAATATAGAAAAACACTCTCCGGTGAGACATTTCTAGTTAGTGAATCCAACATTGGagatgataaaatattgttattcacAACCCATTCAAATGTCAAAAAACTCAAAGACGCTAATTTTTGGATAATGGATGGAACGTTTAAGACCGTTCCAACACTCTTTAAACAACTGTACACGATTCATGCTCCAGTTGGACCGCAAGAAAGAAGTCGCATCCTACCTCTAGTTTATGTGCTAATGACACGAAAAAACACTGAATGTTATGTGCTGGTTTTCCAGGATCTTCTCGACTATGCTGCTGAAAGTGATATCAACCTTTCTCCTGAAATGATTATCACCGATTTTGAAATTGGAGTAATCAGTGCAATTGGATCTGAAATTCCTGGCACTCAACACAAAGGCTGTTTTTTTCATCTCGGTCAGAGTATTTACAGAAAAGTTATATCTTCAGGTTTAGAAATTGAATACGGAACTAATGAAAATTTATCCTTGAAAATCAGGCAAATGACCGCACTTGCGTTTTTACCTGCAAACGAAATTAAGGATCCCTGGTTGCAACTAAAACAAACTATTCCTGATGAGGCGACGGATGTTGTAAATTATTTCGATGAAAATTACGTTCGCGGAAAAGTTAGGCGAATGTTACGAGGTCAAGAAGTGAGAAATCCTCCACTTTTCCCCCCTGCATTATGGTCAGTGTATGATCGAGTAGAAGCAAGTGTACCACGAACACAAAATAAAGTATAA
- the LOC136841125 gene encoding uncharacterized protein — MIINRNIRWPEAIPLRQQTAESCVKALINWVSRHGAQQYITSIRGANFTSTLWSSITTSLGTKHIHTTAYNPEMNGMVEQLHHSLKSALTTRCQGWSWRKELPWVLLGLRTTPHTVFSTLLAEALYSQTLTIPADIFQDMTEPTTFPDVHRALENVMQAKTTYYVVKKDYVPEDPKTAKYAFVRLDAYMLPLSPAYSGPHLILQHREKAYQLTVDGKITWVSINRLKPAYIPDCDPLP, encoded by the coding sequence ATGATCATCAATAGAAACAtcagatggccagaagcaatacctttaaggcagcagacagcagagagttgtgtgaaagcactAATAAACTGGGTCAGCAGGCATGGAGCACAGCAGTACATAACAAGCATTAGAGGAGCTAACTTCACCTCCACGTTATGGAGCTCCATCACCACCAGCCTTGGGACAAAACAcattcacacaacagcatacaacccagaaaTGAACGGCATGGTGGAGCAGCTGCACCACtccctcaaatcagcactcacCACCAGATGTCAAGGCTGGAGTTGGAGAAAAGAATTACCGTGGGTCTTGCTGGGATTAAGAACAACCCCGCACACTGTATTCAGCACATTGTTGGCAGAAGCACTGTACAGCCAAACATTGACAATACCAGCAGACATTTTTCAGGACATGACAGAGCCCACAACTTTTCCAGACGTCCATAGAGCGCTGGAAAATGTCATGCAGGCGAAGACAACATACTACGTAGTAAAAAAAGACTATGTCCCTGAAGATCCTAAAACAGCAAAGTATGCATTCGTAAGATTAGACGCATAcatgctccctctctctccagcctACTCTGGACCACACCTCATACTACAACATAGAGAGAAAGCATATCAGCTGACGGTGGACGGGAAAATCACCTGGGTCTCCATCaacagattaaaaccagcctatATCCCAGACTGCGACCCACTCCCCTAG
- the LOC136841135 gene encoding uncharacterized protein, with protein sequence MAAEEPRSPKPLGFYVRDTVSGTRLLSISILGRRYTWNFIIADVRAPLLGADFLAHFGLAVDVGHKRLLDTDSRQSLPLAPGPSVPTICSVAPHQYAKLLKEFPDVFKPELCQVPAAPAKHGIYHHIKTKGPPTHTKFWRLPPRRLQEARDTFARMERMGICKKASSQWASPLHMVQKPEHSWRPCGNYRRLNLSTEPDHYPLSKHTGSHGLLSQGQNIL encoded by the exons atggcagcagaggaacccaggagcccaaaaccattaggctttTACGTCCGTGACActgtctctg gcaccaggctcctgtcaatctccatccttggccggaggtatacGTGGAACTTCATCATCGCGGACGTGAGGGCCCCACTCCTGGgagcggatttccttgcccacttcgggctggcagtcgacgtcggtcacAAGCGTCTCTTAGACACCGACTCCcgccagtccctccccctggcaccgggacccagcgtgcctaccatctgctccgtcgccccacaccagtacgctaagctgctgaaggagttcccagaCGTTTTCAAGCCTGAACTGTGCCAGGTACCCGCGGCCCCGGCAAAGCATGGAATCTACCACCATATTAAGACGAAgggccccccaacacacacaaagttctggaggcttccccctcggcgccttcaggaggccagggACACTTTCGCCaggatggagcggatgggcatatgcaagaaggcctccagccagtgggcctctcccctccacatggtgcagaaaccggaacactcctggagaccctgcggcaactacaggcggctcaacctctcaactgaaccagatcactaccccctaTCCAAACATacaggatctcacggcctcctttcacagggccaaaatattctctaa